AAAGTTCTACGTGTATGTATCTGCACACTAAcctgagacagagggagaagtTTTTATGTACTACGACTGACCTGTAGCAGAGAGCCATCAGAGCAAATACTACGAAAACACCCCCTACCACCGACATGAGCATACCAACTAAAAATACTGTGTTAGAGCCGTGGTAGTTCTctgatttaataaataatgttgagtgcaatatttttagaaatttttttttcaccgtttcaaattttattgtcCATCGGGGTTGAGGGGGTGGTTTTAGTACGTATGTATATTATTAGTTTTTTCATCCGAGCGTCCCACAGCatgcagacagacagagatggcagtgacagacagaaacagacagaaaACAGAGAAGCCAATATCAGCACATTTATACACGACcatcaagatttttttataatctcatattgtcacaatttttttaattttaaattgaagggGTTGAGGGAGTTAAGGGGGGAATCCTTATGTCTAGATAATAGCCTTCGGCATCTGGAGTATTCTTTGGCAAttggaggaattttttaatcaattttgaaCTCTcggaaattccatttttcggaaatttgaGTGACTAATGGGCCGTTATTCAGTGATTAGTTATTAATTCGCCACTGAGGTTAATCATCGGGGGTGAATGGCGCTTCATTAATGGGGATTGAAGTCGACGAATTGATGAGAGGGAAACATTCAAGAGAATGACAGATCAAAAATTTGATGACaagtttttttcccattttttttttcgtttatggTACATTTTGGGTGTCAAATTCTGTCAGTGAGATTTATGATTAAGGGCATACAAGCAGCTGGCACATTCGCGTGACCACCATGTTAGGTTCCATATAGACAAATAAACGTatgaatgataaattaaaagatccattaaaattaaatactgATTTAATGGAAAGAGTGAGAttccattggaatttttttttcgttcaactttgttagaaaaaaaatatttctccaccGATCGATCTCCCTGGATGTGAAAAGACGTGAAAAATGTGGGTGGAAAGGGTCACAGAAATGAAGAAGGATAGTTGAAGAATGGTGACATGGGCCAGGTGAGATCGATCGGTTAATTTTCTACTGACGTGATTTCAAGTCGTATCTCTACTATTCAAAATgactttttatttcacttttttccgtCAATTTTCGATCTTGTGATATTCAAAGTCGATGACAAATTCCCCGGTACTGTATACAGATTTGTCCAGGCCCTATCGTACACAAAAATCGACAAAGAAAATGCAAATAGAGtagagtaaaaaatatttttgcagaTGTTTACACTGTCAATAGTCGATCCTCTTTCACGATTCACCGAGTTAAAGCGgtttatgatttattttcatcccccaaaaaaatcctcgatACGAAGATGTACCGAgtgattttctattttttactcTTTCAAATGTTTtagtagtaaaaaaatatttttctgtagaATAAACAATAGTACAACGATAGACCATAATTGAGAGAAGAGAATGGGATTCGGTAGATCAGAAATAAACATCAAATACGCTAATTAAATATACGACAATACgtataattcaattaataatttgctGTTTTTTTGGTAGTCGTGGAGAACAATAAATCACTTTTATGTTATATACTCACAGGGAAAAATTTATACtatattataatataatatatatattaattatattataattcATAAGAGGACACGACATAGACCTCACTATTTTTCACCTGTTAATTTTCCTCATAGAACcgaataaatgaaattaaatttctacaGCGGAAATAATTACGGGACAATTcacgtaattttcaatgaatagaTTTTCCGGTACTTTGTAAAgggcaaaaaaaatatttttcattttcccttACTTTCCCTAAAAAGCATATTCAACTGGCCCACCTCACAtggcaaaaaatatataaaatatatcccTCCGATATTAGTTTATACATTTTTCACGAATTAAAAGAAAGTAAATCGACCCAACTCACATATTTCtagataaatttttccatggagttgcaaattgttaattaaattgaataaacgaGGGCAAttgtatatgtaaaaaaaacgtGTTGGCCGCGTGCGATGCCTCCTTCATCATCCAGCTAGGCACGATATTACTTGACGACGACGACGACGACGACAGGCGTTGCTTTCACTTAATTACAAAAGAAAAAACTACGCACGTTTCCCTCGAttgtattatttaaaaaataataattcattaaccgaaacattgaaaataattttgagtgaTTGGGTGGAGATCGAGTGAAGATcgtacgtaatttttccagtCATAATTACTTTTCTCTTTCTTATTATTTGCTACTGTACCTGTAGCAAAGAGCCATTAGTGCAAAACAAATGAAGACCCCTTTCACGACACTCAGCAGGATTAATACCATTGCCATTCGACTAAGACTCTGCGGGCTGTTCTCCTCTGAAAACATATCAATCCTAGTTTTTTTTACCGAAATTGATTTCTAAGTTGTGTTTATTCTCATCAGTTAATCCCCAACGGATGTCCACTCCTCGGCTGGACAACttgtatttattaataataatttatatatttattattgattaatatGTCGTTGGAACAATCACCAGCCACTGCTACACCACCTGGCTTACGTTATACgcgtaaaaaaatcatgtttatttattatatttaacaTTAATCTATGTGCACAGCTGATAGTATGGCCCTAAGAATACTCAAGCGCCCGTTGTTCAACAATAACAGGATTAATcatatattaatttcattaaacaGACGTTTATCATCGGAGAAGTGCCTGGAGCTGAGGGAGAAGTGCCAggtttttccccaaaattacgaattcaataattaaatccaTAATCCTGACGCCTGATTCACGAGGAGAATCAATTTCGTAATGGTAAACAGTAAAGATCCATCGGAGTAATGAGTgtgtttatgaataaaaaaaaaattcaattctctacgaaatttatttgaaataacgAAACGATATACCGGATATCTCGGTAGTATATCTTGATTGCGACGCTGTGTCAATTTGGATAAACGAAGGAATTGATTTCCTGGGGAAGCTTTTAAGGGGGAGAGAGAACTAGAGAGTCCTAGAGTAGTAGAATACCACCAACACCCTCCAGACTCTccacaaatatttttacgaattgttatcacaatttttttatcgattcatTCACTATAGACTCGACACTTCGCTCCTCCCTCACATTACTTTCTCCATTTTATACCTAATGTGgtagtttttttaaataataaatgatcaTCAGGGGTGTTGATGATGTTAGCACTTGGCCAGCTAGAAGAATCATTCTGtatttcgttaatttcactAGATATTCAATTGTCTAGGGGTAAATTAAGGGAAAAAGTTGACACTTACCGTAGGGGGTCTCTTTCTTCTGGTGTTTATTTGCTGATTCAGTTGGTTTACCAGCTGGTGCTTCAGTGCTTGTTGTTGTTGGTTTTGGTGTTGGTATGTAACTCTGTATTGAACAGTCAGGACCACTCCAACCGGGCTCGCAGTGACATTTGTTCACATTTGTGCACACCTGGTACCATCACGTGGTTTTTCAAGTTAAATTTACAATTGCAAATACATTTGTCTTATGTTTGAATGGATTTCGAGGCTGACGGACGGAATGACATGATAATGCATCAGATTATTATCTTACCCCGTTTCCTGAGCATTCCAAGTCGTGCTGATTACTTGGACATTTTCCTTGGTCTATGTATGGAAATACATTGGTGCATGTTTGATTGACGCATATCTGCAGTGAAAGAATATAAATTTATCAGAGAAATTGttcttcgtaattttttcgagatatttttaaacatgaaaatatttaagtaCCAAATTATCACCGCAAGATGTACCATCGTGAACTAATCCCATTCCTGGAAGATCTTTACCTTCCACTTTACCACTGGTAGCTCTGCAAGGGAGAAAAATATGAGTAATGTCAATATTGAAAGGATAACAGActgatgggaaaaaaattagaagataAACTGACTTGCACTCGTACTCCTTTCCCCTGATTGATATGATGGTTCTGGACCAAGATGGGTCCATACCATCGATCACCGGCtgttcacttccgtcttgacATTGAAGAGAACCACATCGTACATTTCttcaacaagaaaaaaaaatgaatcagaCGCTTTTCAAGGAAAAAGTGCTGGACGTGTGATACCCACCCAGACTCGCATTTAACGAAATGACCAGCTGAATCTGTACCGCAGTGTCCATTTATCGAGCCCTTGGAGTTAAATTGCTCGAAGCACTGCATATCCCCGGCCTTTCCCTGATCCCCCCAGACTTGGGTACATTGGACATTGAGATCAGGACAAAAACCGCTGAAGCAGAAGCTCTCGTTGTTGGCGCAGGGCTTTCCATTCTTCTTGTAGAGATCAACCGGACATTGACCACTCTCACCAGTGCAAACTTCAGGCAAATCACATTCGTTTGATGATTCACGGCAAATCGAGCCCCTCGGGAGCAACTGTTTGGTGGTGAAAAACATCCGGTATGAAGTGCCttcgttaattattcattataaattaaatggaACATTAAATTCTTACTTTGCACTCGTTGCAGCACGGACCTGATGCACACTCGGCTTCGGCCTTGAGCTTGCAAGTTATTGGATCACAACAGGGATCGATATCGGGACAATCATCGAGTGTACCACAATCACATTCTTCATCGGCATCAATGACCCTGTTACCGCATAATCTAGTCTCCAACTGGAAATTCAGTAATTTTAAGTGAATCCTCGGGACATTCTCTGGGTACAAATAAGGACTTGACAGTGATAAATCAACAAGTATATTCTCACCTCGTTTGGCTTGTTAAACAGACAAATACCGTGTGCTGCTTTCAAAGCCTCCTCATAATCGGCTTTGCTGCACTCCGAGAATTTGTAGGGCTGAACATTGTCAGCACCTACTATCGACTGGGCCATGATACACCCGTGCCAATCACGACAGTAGCAATTTTCTCCTATTTTTAGTGAACAGATCATAATAAATGGAAGATGTTTAGCGAATCGcatgtcattaaattttcatatacTTTCGAATGTTTGTTTTacgtaatattttatttattattcaacgaTGTTCAattgaatgtatttttcaaCTGAGTTTTTCATTTCTGAATCAATTGACCATTTTCAtcgcaatatttttattttattttttattcaaccgtTTTGTTAATGGATTTGTTTGTCTTCTCTTCAATTAAATAGGGAGCGAATATTCATTtcgagaaaatttaaaaaattgtacaacgatattcaattgaatatatttttcaactgagTTTTTCATTTCTGAATCAATTGACGGTTTTCAtcgcaatatttttatttattttttttattcaaccgtttttttaatggatttgtTTGTCTTCTCTTCAATTAAATAGGAAGTGATAATtcattttgggaaaattttagaaattatAATGGCTCCATTTCCTTAAAAAAGCGTTAATGTCGTAAACAAAAACCGGtcgtggaaatattttttgttgtcgGACTGAGCTAGTGTTAACCCATGGTTGGCCGAGTGTTGGGCCTCTACTGCCGCCACTGGGCCCGTTTTTCATCTCACATGAGGGCACAAAGAATTAAAACCGTGAGGTCATACCGTCTCTCATCAcccaatttaatttattaaaaaaaattgaagcgaATCATCAAAATATCCATTCGaatgtgaaaaatgaaaatactctAAATTCACTCACTTCCGTCGTCGTGCTGCATTCCAATATTGTGGCCGATCATGTGAGCCATTGTACCAGCAAGTAAATGTGGCTCATAAGTATTCAAATCTACACTAATACCCACTGATTTTGGACTGCAAACAGTGGCATGAGCAGCAACACCAGACTCACCACCCTGAAATGTCTCACccctgacgaaaaaaaaaaaatgtcacattATTTTCCACCCCAACATGGGGAAaagtaaaggaaaaaaataacgcCTGTTAAtaggtgaataaaaatagtaacacttggtgaaaataaaaataggagGTGATATTTGTCAAGGGGACGCCATTTCCTCTCGCTCGAGTTAAAGAGGGGAAACAACTCGACAGCTGCTTCTAGTCTCCCCACAACAACTCTAGACATTTCTGATCTTCTTCCTCTCATATTtgtcttcattttatttttctatttgtcCTTTAGCGTTTCCCTTTTCGTTTCCCTTTCCGATGGCAAATtgatttccatgaaaaataatagtttggtgaattaaataaatacgtACGTCAGCATTTGAATCGTGTCCTGGGTGGATTTATACATTTTTCGAACGATGTAATCGTTGAAATTTTGTATTGCACGATTTATCTCCATTCCTGATTCTATTTGCGCCTGATTGCCGCCTGACCATGTCTCGATGTATACTACTGATACCCTTGTGTTTAACGTACGGAAGTACTAGTGGACaggaaaattatcgaattaaatatgagaaaaattaggaaaattgtcagctttcgagaaatatttcctaattttttttttttgataaattaaataacgTCTCACCAAATCTGCTATATTGGCGACTTGGATGGCATCGTGGACTACTTCTGCTCTGCTACTACCATTTCTCTTATCAAACTGTTAGATCAGGATGAAAATCGAGTTAATTATGGGACGATGAGGGCTACAGCAATTTAATTCCatcgattaataattttatttttcatagaatattttttttgggaccGAGACAAACAAAATAATCAACATTTTCACTTGATTTCCGATTGTTGGTAGTTTTTATaggatttgaaaaattattggagaaGAATAATCggttggaaaaaattgttaacaaaaaTCGAAGACGAAAAATTATGTCGGATTTATTTTTAGGTGATTAATGAATGTGAAATTACCATAGCTTTGTCGATGACCATGGCAGTTTCGATGTATTTTGTTGCCTCACGTACGTCTCGCTTGTATCGATCACCAATTGTCTCAGATAGGCCGAGTACATGCTTCTGTCGTCGGTTCTTCGTAAGACGACGTTCAATATTACTGGCGATGCCGCAGCCTTTGTTCGCTTTTGTTCGAGCCTCAAATATAACGTGAGGATGTCTCTGCTAAAGGAGAGGGTATGCATATAGATTGATTTACGATAACCTCCTTCATTTGCTGTTTCACAGCCTCGATGTGCTTTTTTGTCCTTCATTTTTCTCGTCG
The window above is part of the Diachasmimorpha longicaudata isolate KC_UGA_2023 chromosome 9, iyDiaLong2, whole genome shotgun sequence genome. Proteins encoded here:
- the Mmd gene encoding disintegrin and metalloproteinase domain-containing protein 9 isoform X17, encoding MFWVHCGLFVLVIAVPGFISTTDSTSKREADYTLDDSFWNEETPAGEVERLLREYRQNQELVRDIGAHNYQIIYPVQLRHHEKMGISTREAGFPKYPQRSGYSDSYQNARGRSRAGKHFHRTSLLIKAFNHKFRLDLELNTQLLAPNLMQKDFLSHDAEQVSKQEIEHCYYHGTVRDYPGASAAFHTCNGVSGVIHLGNETFVIQPFYGGDLSQRHPHVIFEARTKANKGCGIASNIERRLTKNRRQKHVLGLSETIGDRYKRDVREATKYIETAMVIDKAMFDKRNGSSRAEVVHDAIQVANIADLYFRTLNTRVSVVYIETWSGGNQAQIESGMEINRAIQNFNDYIVRKMYKSTQDTIQMLTGETFQGGESGVAAHATVCSPKSVGISVDLNTYEPHLLAGTMAHMIGHNIGMQHDDGRENCYCRDWHGCIMAQSIVGADNVQPYKFSECSKADYEEALKAAHGICLFNKPNELETRLCGNRVIDADEECDCGTLDDCPDIDPCCDPITCKLKAEAECASGPCCNECKLLPRGSICRESSNECDLPEVCTGESGQCPVDLYKKNGKPCANNESFCFSGFCPDLNVQCTQVWGDQGKAGDMQCFEQFNSKGSINGHCGTDSAGHFVKCESGNVRCGSLQCQDGSEQPVIDGMDPSWSRTIISIRGKEYECKATSGKVEGKDLPGMGLVHDGTSCGDNLICVNQTCTNVFPYIDQGKCPSNQHDLECSGNGVCTNVNKCHCEPGWSGPDCSIQSYIPTPKPTTTSTEAPAGKPTESANKHQKKETPYENYHGSNTVFLVGMLMSVVGGVFVVFALMALCYRSVVVHKNFSLCLRRKSTTIQKCDPPYQRNPKPKTYTTIPANHPPESAALDGNKILAFDSMAPYSSDAQRVLFQSQNNVGTPDGPRLKDHKSQPKRLGMEDEDGGTGAEDVVSFIDLPPNSLTKLPEKGILKKHGGYAGLEDGRMVEMQRTLNSLNGYHGELMQALRTAARHHGMSRVPSGSGNIMDDETLTKSLAECKYPDSYRKVSIDNGQDNIDNQDDDDEDDVPPTCGPIRIRTLEDIIRQLEVHSARHNSPSGSEDMRISEGEGERHYRMDSSVCSESSQGSTTISPVDE
- the Mmd gene encoding disintegrin and metalloproteinase domain-containing protein 9 isoform X16; protein product: MFWVHCGLFVLVIAVPGFISTTDSTSKREADYTLDDSFWNEETPAGEVERLLREYRQNQELVRDIGAHNYQIIYPVQLRHHEKMGISTREAGFPKYPQRSGYSDSYQNARGRSRAGKHFHRTSLLIKAFNHKFRLDLELNTQLLAPNLMQKDFLSHDAEQVSKQEIEHCYYHGTVRDYPGASAAFHTCNGVSGVIHLGNETFVIQPFYGGDLSQRHPHVIFEARTKANKGCGIASNIERRLTKNRRQKHVLGLSETIGDRYKRDVREATKYIETAMVIDKAMFDKRNGSSRAEVVHDAIQVANIADLYFRTLNTRVSVVYIETWSGGNQAQIESGMEINRAIQNFNDYIVRKMYKSTQDTIQMLTGETFQGGESGVAAHATVCSPKSVGISVDLNTYEPHLLAGTMAHMIGHNIGMQHDDGRENCYCRDWHGCIMAQSIVGADNVQPYKFSECSKADYEEALKAAHGICLFNKPNELETRLCGNRVIDADEECDCGTLDDCPDIDPCCDPITCKLKAEAECASGPCCNECKLLPRGSICRESSNECDLPEVCTGESGQCPVDLYKKNGKPCANNESFCFSGFCPDLNVQCTQVWGDQGKAGDMQCFEQFNSKGSINGHCGTDSAGHFVKCESGNVRCGSLQCQDGSEQPVIDGMDPSWSRTIISIRGKEYECKATSGKVEGKDLPGMGLVHDGTSCGDNLICVNQTCTNVFPYIDQGKCPSNQHDLECSGNGVCTNVNKCHCEPGWSGPDCSIQSYIPTPKPTTTSTEAPAGKPTESANKHQKKETPYENYHGSNTVFLVGMLMSVVGGVFVVFALMALCYRSVVVHKNFSLCLRRKSTTIQKCDPPYQRNPKPKTYTTIPANHPPESAALDGNKILAFDSMAPYSSDAQRVLFQSQNNVGTPDGPRLKDHKSQPKRLGMEDEDGGTGAEDVVSFIDLPPNSLTKLPEKGILKKHGGYAGLEDGRMVEMQRTLNSLNGYHGELMQALRTAARHHGMSRVPSGSGNIMDDETLTKSLAECKYPDSYRKVSIDNGQDNIDNQDDDDEDDVPPTCGPIRIRTLEDIIRQLEVHSARHNSPSGSEDMRISEGEGERHYRMDSSVCSESSQGSRRCSRVRDDDPRLVYGRYRQPASRSPYGTHQHTHQHSHQMHEEEGIYETADPDRGSNTRGETPDSESSTTISPVDE